The following proteins are encoded in a genomic region of Vibrio tasmaniensis:
- a CDS encoding prepilin-type N-terminal cleavage/methylation domain-containing protein — translation MLKNQKGFSLVELVIVIVVVGLLAVAALPRFLDVTDEAKKASIEGVAGGFATGVLSARAQWEAEARPSERIGVETYNTVNYDGVDFWLTRSTSSNGSTNFRDGYPWSINTNSASAPSNDVTDASCVDLMENLLQNPPKVGTLTNVANGSNYKYSAQADNSNDYCTYIQLEGGTQHQFVYEIRTGRVTVTLQ, via the coding sequence GTGCTTAAAAATCAAAAGGGTTTCTCCCTAGTCGAGTTAGTCATAGTGATTGTTGTTGTGGGTTTATTAGCTGTTGCAGCTTTACCCCGTTTCTTGGATGTGACAGACGAAGCCAAGAAAGCCAGTATTGAAGGTGTCGCGGGTGGTTTTGCGACAGGCGTACTTTCAGCAAGAGCGCAATGGGAAGCAGAAGCTCGTCCATCAGAAAGAATTGGTGTTGAAACATACAATACTGTAAATTACGATGGTGTTGATTTTTGGCTAACCAGATCAACAAGTAGCAATGGAAGCACTAATTTTAGAGATGGCTACCCATGGTCTATAAACACAAATTCAGCTTCAGCTCCGTCTAATGATGTGACTGATGCTTCGTGTGTCGATTTAATGGAAAATCTACTTCAGAATCCTCCTAAAGTTGGAACATTAACCAATGTGGCTAATGGTTCGAATTACAAATATTCAGCGCAAGCGGATAATAGCAATGACTACTGCACTTACATTCAATTGGAAGGCGGTACTCAGCATCAATTCGTTTACGAGATTAGAACTGGTCGTGTGACCGTAACACTGCAGTAA
- a CDS encoding MSHA biogenesis protein MshF produces MLNNLQRSRFVIWVAVILFLVMGLLSVWKTVEEEATNTALIVASKRILEQANLFKQQYLLSGVEQKNDAKQPKTYSRTGWVMPIQDSARNCGYWLEQLYPKGRILGLSSPNIEDKSDNIHFHCRYHYSDKYQIDILLKKERFSVKVNILAL; encoded by the coding sequence ATGCTGAATAACCTACAGCGCTCACGTTTTGTTATTTGGGTTGCGGTTATTCTTTTTCTCGTGATGGGATTGCTTTCTGTATGGAAAACAGTAGAAGAAGAAGCAACGAACACGGCATTAATCGTTGCGAGCAAGCGAATTCTTGAGCAAGCGAATTTGTTCAAACAGCAGTATTTGTTATCTGGTGTGGAGCAAAAGAATGATGCGAAACAGCCAAAGACTTACAGCAGAACGGGGTGGGTTATGCCAATTCAAGACTCGGCTCGAAATTGCGGTTATTGGTTGGAGCAATTGTATCCAAAGGGGCGTATTTTAGGTCTAAGTTCTCCAAATATTGAAGACAAAAGTGATAACATACACTTTCATTGCCGTTATCATTATAGTGATAAGTATCAGATAGATATATTACTTAAAAAAGAAAGATTTAGTGTCAAAGTCAATATATTGGCCTTGTGA
- a CDS encoding DUF6701 domain-containing protein: MRVLFLSLALLFSLGISSFSYASTCLANGSSVDARNGFCITFSLESDGSNRIRLANSQYFPLWTDDDDFDDYYQQIFDEDYEDDDVLRQFQVKFERTSNYNARWISGKLTYSVDGTQKKVINNFDLSYATGADKFDPFVTITLIGDSFTSSSQYCISEKDCQPLVPRSKPLFEFGEVDASSCNGYSCSFDFDEDFKTTPVVILMSSYNLNDNPSAMFVTSVTKDRVEVKQRFPLSSDPNLMDPIYYFAAEVGDVILDESQPGKIIRVSKVELNHFQTAGNTNGEGWKRETYSQRFSAAPIVFSQVQPDSGKDFWVTTAHKNVGTSNFRLALEFGRQNVPTPTSYRRRTVGYMAAPEFSGQTSDGVRFVFNKPSSSYNQSASLAQSCIDNQVFHGQSFQDFGVIIQKQTRSGSDGGWLRLCELSNPDYFTFMLEEDASNRSHQTYERVGFFAFEEVRPKPPIQKCDYFPEMLQSNRYLPGANPGEWTPWDGQLDISSGNGTGNNIYLDQISKSEALGFTSSRVSGLGACVYKDGQNSGGSCTVSSAKNLFPLGVPDTTAFNPSGGVLIAAGNNQTTEATQFNYTSLSFSANTSTVVFPAGEYWIDTINFNHNDSYIKVKGDGPVVIHYNHINLSHKSRIYINAGIDEQSDSNYDHNDFTLVGHGRFSSFWPLGGSDIRLNANVYVSPEAISAGFDINGVARFQMTGAITAPRVSFRSSDTSFIRAKSIAGCYTPPSPTIKYIEIKPNNYHLTCDDKAEVYVVPYDENSQPMSDVNGDTVSISAPEVTFSSGSFDSQNKRFVFNIDGRSGNKYGDVLATASVNGTTIQDQKDISFVPYRFDIKPSANSTWNNQPLEVIAGKAEDIDVRVLACSNNASPTPIVMNYAEKLDVNDLGYVLQKPGSGGGGSLGSGDFNFSKGMVEDVAIQFDNSGELVVTLEDKSFRCSTQPPTIANCPSDGGALKGQITLKARPWKIAICDVRSGASFNPASGATGDGFIPAGTDFIVDYKPIIHPDSVLGIADECAYPVTSNYSLDSGPLDLDFKVVYPDPLLNPKPGAVTPSVIPSFSTNQVLNTLAHTWSEVGSIEFISSAVYLGRDVQKDRQVIGRFYPDYFNTLNNEWENPAGQAFTYMNQEFDNVSINVAAYSKLGNETHNYGSFNPIQRAFFELDEGRLLNGNRLNLTYRGSRGAINNNDISWQKQADFSPDGPFNFDGGPIRDVSLNVFTATLSDPVQFKTQPTDPSGMTAQRLPDSQPNVVFGRVNLSDVGGVEGSSITVPLQVQYWTNGAFINNVFDSFTDIDAEMDGNPTVIWPVGGATTATLTGTADVNDGVSDNFTAQQAPNAVTREQVQIWQQLDSINNNMPWLMFDWDQDGIDEENPSTVVTFGIHRGNDRVIYRGENGLIGQ; this comes from the coding sequence ATGAGAGTACTATTTTTATCATTGGCTTTGTTGTTTTCTCTCGGCATATCATCGTTTTCGTATGCTTCCACTTGTCTAGCTAATGGCTCTTCTGTAGATGCTCGCAATGGTTTTTGTATCACTTTTTCTCTTGAGTCTGACGGGTCGAATCGAATTCGATTAGCGAATAGCCAATATTTCCCGTTATGGACAGATGATGATGATTTTGATGATTATTATCAGCAAATCTTTGACGAAGATTATGAAGATGATGACGTCCTTCGACAATTTCAGGTTAAGTTTGAGCGTACTTCTAATTATAACGCTAGATGGATAAGTGGAAAATTAACCTACTCAGTAGATGGTACTCAGAAAAAAGTTATTAATAACTTTGATTTATCTTATGCCACTGGCGCTGATAAATTCGACCCATTTGTTACCATTACACTGATTGGTGATAGTTTCACTAGTAGTTCCCAATACTGCATATCGGAAAAAGATTGCCAGCCCTTGGTACCACGTTCTAAACCGTTATTTGAATTTGGAGAGGTAGACGCTAGCTCTTGTAATGGGTATTCCTGTAGCTTTGATTTTGATGAAGATTTTAAAACGACGCCTGTCGTTATATTAATGTCTTCTTATAATCTAAATGATAATCCATCGGCAATGTTCGTCACATCTGTGACTAAAGATCGGGTCGAAGTTAAACAACGCTTCCCTTTAAGCTCTGATCCTAACTTAATGGATCCGATCTATTATTTTGCAGCAGAGGTTGGGGACGTAATATTAGATGAATCTCAGCCAGGGAAAATAATACGTGTAAGTAAAGTTGAGCTGAATCACTTCCAAACGGCAGGAAATACAAATGGGGAGGGTTGGAAACGGGAAACTTACTCTCAACGTTTCTCTGCGGCTCCTATTGTCTTTTCTCAAGTTCAGCCCGATAGCGGTAAGGATTTTTGGGTAACTACTGCACATAAAAATGTTGGAACCTCGAATTTTCGGCTGGCCTTAGAATTTGGCCGGCAAAATGTACCTACTCCTACAAGCTATAGACGCAGAACTGTAGGGTATATGGCGGCACCTGAGTTTTCTGGGCAAACTTCAGATGGTGTTCGTTTTGTTTTTAATAAACCCAGTAGTTCATACAATCAAAGCGCTTCATTAGCGCAGTCTTGTATTGATAATCAGGTGTTCCATGGCCAGTCGTTCCAAGACTTTGGTGTGATTATTCAAAAGCAAACTCGAAGTGGATCGGATGGAGGGTGGTTGAGGTTATGTGAACTATCGAATCCGGATTATTTTACATTTATGCTAGAAGAAGACGCTTCAAATCGCTCGCATCAGACATATGAAAGAGTTGGGTTCTTTGCATTTGAAGAAGTCAGGCCAAAGCCCCCTATTCAAAAATGTGATTACTTTCCTGAAATGTTGCAATCAAACCGTTATTTGCCAGGTGCAAATCCCGGAGAATGGACTCCATGGGATGGACAACTGGATATATCTTCAGGAAATGGTACTGGAAATAATATCTATCTCGATCAAATATCCAAATCAGAAGCATTAGGTTTTACTTCTTCTAGAGTTTCTGGTCTTGGGGCTTGTGTTTATAAAGACGGGCAGAATAGTGGCGGAAGTTGTACGGTGAGTTCGGCTAAGAATTTATTTCCGTTAGGTGTTCCGGATACTACTGCTTTTAACCCTTCGGGCGGTGTGTTGATAGCGGCTGGCAATAATCAGACGACTGAGGCGACTCAATTTAATTATACTTCATTATCTTTTAGCGCAAATACGAGCACAGTTGTTTTTCCCGCTGGAGAGTATTGGATTGACACCATCAATTTTAATCATAACGATTCTTACATTAAGGTGAAAGGTGATGGTCCAGTTGTTATTCACTACAACCATATAAATTTGTCTCATAAAAGTCGTATATACATTAATGCAGGAATAGATGAGCAGAGTGATTCTAACTATGATCACAATGACTTTACGCTTGTTGGTCATGGCCGTTTTTCATCTTTTTGGCCTTTAGGTGGTTCTGATATCCGTTTGAATGCGAATGTGTATGTATCGCCAGAGGCTATCAGTGCTGGTTTCGATATTAATGGTGTCGCTCGTTTTCAAATGACCGGAGCAATTACCGCTCCTAGAGTTTCATTTAGGTCGTCAGATACTAGTTTTATAAGGGCTAAGTCAATAGCAGGGTGTTACACGCCTCCTAGTCCAACGATAAAATATATAGAGATCAAACCAAACAACTATCACTTAACTTGTGATGATAAGGCTGAAGTGTATGTCGTGCCTTATGATGAAAACAGTCAACCAATGAGCGATGTCAATGGGGATACTGTATCTATAAGTGCACCTGAGGTAACTTTTAGTAGCGGGTCTTTTGATAGCCAAAACAAGAGGTTTGTTTTTAATATTGATGGTCGAAGTGGTAATAAATACGGTGATGTGCTTGCGACTGCATCAGTTAATGGAACGACTATCCAAGATCAAAAAGACATTAGCTTTGTACCTTATCGGTTTGATATTAAGCCGAGTGCTAATTCTACATGGAATAATCAACCGCTAGAGGTCATTGCCGGAAAAGCAGAAGATATTGATGTTCGAGTCTTAGCTTGTAGTAATAATGCATCACCAACGCCTATTGTGATGAATTATGCGGAAAAGTTAGATGTGAACGATCTTGGGTACGTGCTTCAAAAGCCCGGAAGTGGTGGCGGTGGTAGCCTTGGCAGTGGCGATTTTAACTTCTCTAAAGGGATGGTTGAGGATGTTGCTATTCAATTTGATAACTCAGGCGAGTTAGTTGTCACACTTGAAGATAAGAGCTTTAGGTGTTCAACTCAACCCCCGACAATCGCGAACTGCCCTAGCGATGGCGGTGCGTTGAAAGGTCAAATTACCTTGAAGGCTCGTCCTTGGAAAATAGCAATATGTGATGTTCGTTCGGGAGCTTCATTTAACCCTGCCAGTGGGGCGACAGGGGATGGTTTTATACCTGCAGGAACTGACTTCATTGTTGACTATAAACCAATTATTCATCCAGATTCAGTATTAGGCATCGCTGATGAATGCGCCTACCCAGTGACAAGTAATTATTCACTTGATAGTGGTCCCTTAGATTTAGATTTTAAGGTGGTTTATCCAGATCCATTATTAAATCCCAAACCAGGGGCAGTGACACCTAGTGTCATTCCTTCATTTAGCACTAACCAGGTACTAAATACTCTAGCTCATACTTGGAGTGAAGTTGGTTCTATCGAGTTTATAAGTAGCGCGGTCTATCTTGGTCGTGATGTACAAAAAGATCGCCAAGTCATTGGCCGCTTTTATCCTGATTACTTTAATACGTTGAATAATGAGTGGGAAAATCCTGCTGGGCAAGCTTTTACTTACATGAATCAAGAGTTTGACAATGTCTCCATTAATGTTGCGGCTTATAGTAAGTTGGGGAATGAAACTCATAATTACGGAAGTTTCAACCCTATTCAGCGAGCTTTTTTTGAGTTAGATGAAGGGCGTTTACTCAACGGTAATCGCTTGAATTTAACTTATCGAGGTAGTCGAGGGGCGATCAATAACAACGATATATCATGGCAGAAGCAGGCTGACTTTTCGCCTGATGGTCCTTTTAATTTTGATGGTGGGCCAATTCGAGATGTCTCTTTGAATGTTTTTACAGCAACACTGTCTGATCCTGTGCAATTCAAAACACAACCAACCGATCCTTCTGGCATGACAGCACAACGACTGCCTGATAGCCAACCCAATGTGGTTTTTGGTCGTGTAAATTTGAGTGATGTAGGTGGGGTTGAAGGTAGTTCGATTACCGTTCCTCTTCAAGTTCAGTATTGGACAAACGGTGCTTTTATTAACAATGTATTTGATAGTTTCACTGATATCGATGCTGAAATGGATGGAAACCCTACGGTTATATGGCCTGTTGGGGGAGCGACTACGGCGACATTAACGGGAACTGCTGATGTGAATGATGGTGTGTCGGACAATTTTACAGCACAGCAAGCCCCTAATGCTGTAACTAGGGAACAAGTGCAAATTTGGCAGCAGCTTGACTCCATAAACAATAATATGCCTTGGCTAATGTTTGATTGGGACCAAGACGGTATTGATGAAGAAAACCCATCAACAGTCGTCACCTTTGGTATCCATCGTGGGAACGACCGTGTGATCTACCGAGGTGAAAATGGCTTAATAGGTCAGTAA
- a CDS encoding prepilin-type N-terminal cleavage/methylation domain-containing protein: MSVNRFYKTCINRGFQQQGFTLVELIIVILLIAIVSAYAASRLSGRDSFAAFAAQEQVTSVVRQVQVNRMQSNVDLGSVVGESNFILAIVGNCIGSEVSCTARSQASSDWVMLNGITLTAASNTTPAIPLSLVNFDLLGNPTTGETPTGVVVNVAAGVVITITSNVNTCRVEINSQGYVENGVCS; encoded by the coding sequence ATGTCGGTGAATCGATTCTATAAAACATGCATAAACCGCGGTTTTCAGCAACAAGGTTTTACTTTAGTCGAGTTAATCATTGTGATCTTGTTGATCGCGATTGTCTCTGCCTACGCTGCTAGCCGTCTTTCCGGAAGGGATAGTTTTGCTGCCTTTGCCGCTCAAGAGCAAGTAACTTCTGTTGTCCGCCAAGTTCAAGTGAATCGTATGCAGTCCAATGTGGACCTTGGGTCCGTCGTTGGAGAGAGCAATTTTATTCTCGCTATCGTTGGCAATTGTATCGGTTCCGAAGTGAGCTGTACCGCGCGAAGCCAAGCGAGTAGTGATTGGGTTATGCTTAATGGGATCACTTTAACGGCTGCATCTAATACCACTCCAGCCATTCCTCTATCTCTAGTTAACTTTGATTTATTAGGCAACCCTACAACGGGTGAAACACCTACAGGCGTTGTCGTTAACGTTGCAGCAGGTGTGGTGATTACGATTACTTCAAATGTGAACACCTGCCGTGTGGAAATTAACTCGCAAGGTTATGTCGAAAATGGGGTGTGCTCATGA
- a CDS encoding PilW family protein, translated as MRRQGFTLIEMIITMIVGSILVVGIAGFVELGARGYADTVDRQRLQTQAKFVIEKITREVRHAVPNMLNQNAVVPGARCVSFFPIVTSGIYAISGDDIQFVTGNNALTAAVLAPLSLVINPTEATPTNNDFPLAAVIATNNTFLLANESGNLVGNSVSNRHYIYNPNGRVSYCIVNGRVWRSEGNGALIPISDTGVAGVLDYQPANVQRNGVVHLEFEFRNQVGDELTNFQQDIQVINVP; from the coding sequence ATGAGAAGGCAAGGTTTCACTCTTATTGAAATGATTATCACCATGATTGTTGGTAGTATTTTAGTTGTAGGTATTGCTGGGTTTGTTGAGTTAGGTGCGCGTGGCTATGCGGACACCGTAGATAGGCAGCGTTTGCAAACTCAAGCAAAGTTTGTGATAGAAAAAATCACCCGTGAAGTACGTCATGCTGTACCTAATATGTTAAATCAAAACGCTGTTGTCCCGGGAGCTCGCTGTGTTTCATTTTTCCCTATCGTTACCTCTGGAATTTACGCTATATCGGGCGATGATATTCAATTTGTCACAGGTAATAATGCACTGACGGCTGCTGTTCTAGCCCCGTTATCTCTAGTGATAAATCCTACAGAAGCGACACCGACCAATAATGATTTCCCCTTAGCCGCTGTAATTGCAACGAATAATACGTTCTTGCTTGCTAATGAGTCTGGAAACCTTGTGGGCAATTCAGTTTCAAATCGACACTATATTTACAACCCTAATGGCCGCGTCAGCTATTGTATTGTGAATGGCCGAGTATGGAGAAGTGAAGGAAATGGCGCATTAATCCCAATTTCGGACACGGGAGTGGCTGGGGTTTTAGACTATCAACCCGCAAATGTTCAGCGTAATGGTGTCGTCCATCTTGAGTTTGAATTTAGAAACCAAGTCGGGGATGAACTGACCAACTTCCAGCAAGACATACAGGTGATCAATGTTCCTTAA
- a CDS encoding type II secretion system protein: MKKQSGFTLIELVVVIVILGILAVTAAPRFLNLQDDARTASLEGLRGAVAGAMGITYGRAAIGGIEGTTYTAWTNAGAPGTVIDGIAHHFGYPTAVSDDTANLGGIVQALDLSNEFVVLQSEKTATTQTNLWIDLGFTGFTAQCVRYTAATDANTPATVALQAGANGTACGAQ; encoded by the coding sequence ATGAAAAAACAAAGCGGTTTCACCCTAATAGAACTAGTGGTGGTAATTGTTATTCTAGGTATTCTTGCAGTTACTGCAGCACCTCGTTTTCTTAACTTACAAGATGATGCTCGTACCGCTTCTTTGGAAGGGTTGCGTGGTGCAGTTGCGGGCGCTATGGGAATAACTTATGGACGTGCTGCTATTGGTGGTATTGAAGGTACAACTTATACAGCATGGACTAATGCAGGCGCACCTGGAACGGTAATTGATGGTATCGCTCATCACTTTGGCTACCCAACGGCAGTTAGCGATGATACAGCTAACCTTGGAGGTATCGTTCAAGCCTTAGACTTATCTAATGAATTCGTTGTTCTACAATCGGAAAAAACAGCTACAACTCAAACTAACTTATGGATCGACCTAGGTTTTACTGGGTTTACCGCTCAGTGTGTTCGTTATACTGCCGCTACGGATGCAAATACCCCTGCAACAGTCGCGTTGCAAGCTGGTGCTAATGGCACAGCTTGTGGTGCTCAGTAA
- a CDS encoding type IV pilus modification PilV family protein has translation MLMNTIHKSPAKERGFTLIESVVVIVVMGLAMMTIINFLAPQISRSGDPHYQTRSAALGQSVMSMILARGFDENSDFDGGEVRCGEGAAAGTAQATCTQQANFGPEEADIALYNDVDDYDGCWEPGAANGCQDLNLLLGENGATTYSNYRLDIDVTYQTVDRLKRINLRITALNQPPIVLDAYRGNY, from the coding sequence GTGCTCATGAACACCATTCATAAATCACCTGCAAAAGAACGTGGTTTCACATTAATTGAAAGTGTCGTTGTGATCGTGGTTATGGGGCTTGCCATGATGACCATCATAAACTTTTTAGCGCCTCAGATTAGCCGCTCTGGCGACCCTCATTATCAAACCCGTTCAGCCGCGTTAGGGCAGAGTGTTATGTCGATGATTCTTGCTCGAGGGTTCGATGAGAATAGCGACTTTGATGGCGGGGAGGTGAGATGTGGTGAAGGGGCTGCTGCTGGAACAGCTCAAGCCACTTGCACACAACAGGCTAACTTTGGTCCAGAAGAGGCTGATATTGCTCTATACAATGATGTCGATGACTATGATGGGTGTTGGGAGCCTGGTGCAGCTAACGGGTGTCAAGACCTTAACCTATTATTGGGCGAGAATGGTGCTACAACTTACAGCAACTACCGACTAGATATTGATGTGACGTACCAAACTGTTGATCGACTCAAAAGAATAAACCTTAGGATTACAGCCTTAAATCAGCCTCCTATTGTGCTCGATGCCTATCGAGGTAATTACTAA
- a CDS encoding MSHA biogenesis protein MshP, which yields MFLKKRQVGSLYIVVIFVLVVMGFLATTLNRIEWSNHDAHTKDVIGTQAHLLAHSAIERALMQIYPPRANTTVSFDVAAACTNLDGSTMNFATTIGCADVQITCSPTGGQLVDSSQLYTVRAVAMCGTGVNLMQRSQDVWVR from the coding sequence ATGTTCCTTAAAAAAAGACAAGTCGGAAGCCTGTATATTGTCGTTATCTTTGTCTTGGTGGTGATGGGCTTTCTTGCGACAACCTTAAATCGCATAGAGTGGTCCAATCATGACGCCCATACAAAAGATGTGATTGGTACTCAAGCCCATCTTTTAGCTCATTCGGCAATAGAGCGAGCCTTAATGCAGATATATCCACCTAGAGCCAACACAACGGTTTCATTTGATGTGGCTGCAGCGTGTACTAATTTAGATGGTTCTACTATGAATTTCGCAACGACGATTGGATGTGCTGATGTTCAAATAACGTGCTCACCAACAGGTGGTCAACTTGTCGATAGTTCTCAGTTATACACAGTAAGAGCGGTCGCAATGTGCGGAACGGGTGTGAATTTAATGCAACGTAGTCAAGATGTGTGGGTGAGATAA
- a CDS encoding type II secretion system F family protein, giving the protein MPTYRYVGRSSDGSQVTGQLDANNEDLAADSLMSKGIIPTSIKLGKSGGSILDMDVSSLFSPNVPLEVLVLFCRQLYSLTKAGVPLLRSMKGLTQHCENKQLKVALEEVVAELTNGRGLAASMQMHPKVFSSLFVSMISVGENTGRLDQALLQLAGYYEQEVETRKRIKTAMRYPTFVITFITIAMFVLNIFVIPQFSSMFARFGVDLPLPTRILMGMSEFFVNYWGLMLGVIFGLVFAFKAWVKTDKGWEKWDQLRLKMPVIGGVVNRALLSRFSRTFALMLKAGVPLNQSLSLSAEALDNRFLELRVQGMKSAIEAGSTVSSTAINSEIFTPLVIQMISVGEETGRIDELLLEVADFYDREVDYDLKTLTARIEPILLTIVAGMVLVLALGIFLPMWGMLDAIKG; this is encoded by the coding sequence ATGCCAACTTATCGTTATGTAGGTCGCAGTTCTGATGGCAGTCAAGTGACAGGCCAGTTGGATGCGAATAACGAAGATCTTGCTGCTGACAGCTTGATGAGTAAAGGGATCATTCCAACTTCGATTAAACTTGGAAAAAGTGGCGGTTCAATCCTGGATATGGATGTATCTAGCCTGTTCTCTCCGAATGTGCCTTTAGAGGTATTGGTTCTGTTTTGTCGACAGCTATATAGTTTAACTAAGGCGGGCGTTCCGCTATTAAGATCGATGAAAGGGTTAACTCAACATTGTGAAAATAAGCAATTGAAAGTAGCACTTGAAGAAGTGGTCGCTGAACTTACAAATGGTCGTGGGTTAGCGGCATCGATGCAAATGCACCCTAAGGTATTTAGTTCATTGTTTGTATCGATGATCAGTGTTGGTGAAAATACCGGTCGTTTAGACCAGGCATTGTTACAACTGGCTGGATACTACGAACAAGAGGTTGAAACTCGAAAGCGAATCAAAACGGCAATGCGTTACCCAACGTTCGTGATTACTTTTATTACCATCGCTATGTTTGTCTTGAATATATTCGTGATTCCTCAGTTTTCGAGTATGTTCGCGCGTTTTGGCGTCGACTTGCCGCTACCAACCCGTATCTTAATGGGGATGTCTGAGTTCTTTGTTAATTACTGGGGGTTAATGCTCGGAGTAATCTTTGGTCTTGTTTTTGCTTTTAAAGCATGGGTTAAGACTGATAAGGGGTGGGAGAAGTGGGATCAGCTGCGTTTAAAAATGCCAGTGATTGGTGGGGTGGTCAATCGAGCTCTATTGTCGCGCTTCTCACGTACTTTTGCTTTGATGCTAAAAGCAGGTGTACCGCTTAACCAATCGTTATCGCTATCGGCTGAAGCTTTGGACAATCGTTTTTTAGAACTTCGTGTTCAAGGTATGAAATCGGCAATAGAAGCGGGAAGTACCGTTTCTTCTACCGCGATTAACAGCGAAATTTTCACACCACTCGTGATACAAATGATTTCTGTGGGTGAAGAAACGGGTCGTATTGATGAATTGTTGCTCGAAGTCGCGGATTTTTACGACCGAGAGGTTGATTACGATCTAAAAACGTTAACCGCTAGAATTGAACCTATTCTGTTGACCATCGTTGCGGGAATGGTGCTGGTTTTAGCTCTGGGTATTTTCTTGCCAATGTGGGGAATGCTGGATGCAATCAAAGGTTAG